The genome window TGCTCAAGACGAACCTGGCCTGCAGGGGGCTGGTAGCAATTGACATCGTCCATCATTGCGAACGGGAAACCGGCAAGCGATGCCTCATTTACGCACTTGGACGGGACATTGTTTGGGGAACCAATTCTCAGCGTCGCATCAGTGTGCCTACAGCCGAAGACATGGAAAGCGACCATGCGAGGTATCGTTACCTGGATGTAATCTGGGGGGGCGAAGAGGGCGTCGGCAACATCCGTATTGACCCGGAAAGAGAAGCAATGCGCTTGGAGCTGGTGACAACGTCTCGTGGCGCTTGTCTTGGCGAGTTGAACCGCGCCGACGCCGGGAGAAGCGGCTCTTGGGGCGTCATTTGTCGGGACGGCCTGATCGCAACCGGAAAGATTGAGGCCGGGAAGGACGTCGAGCCACTTTCTGCAGTCGGCAGTGACAGGGAAGGGCGCAACGTCAGTTTTGTGGTAGCTGAGGACGGTTAGCCGCAAAACATTGAACTGCCCCGACCTTGACGTCGATCGTTGTCACTCCTCCCGCCCGGTGGCGCGGCAGAGGAGGATGTAGAGTTTGCCGACATCCGAGGTGAGGAAGGTGGAGTGCAGCAGGTGCTCCGGGTCGGTGATCTCGCTTTCGGACAGCAGGCGGTCGAACTGGTCGATGTAGCGCAGCACGTATTTCCGGGCGTCCGGGTCGTGGCGGATCTTGTCCATGACCGTCTTGACGATGGAGGCCTGACGGGTGCGCAGCAGGGTCCGGGTGAAGACGGTCCGGTCGCCCTTCACATAACGCCGCCAGTCCGCTTCGGGCACTTCGCCCTGCAGCACGCGGGTCAGGTCGATGGAGATCGAATTCAGTTCCTCGACGATGTAGCGCGCGGTCTTCAGGAACAGGTCGCGGCGCTGTTCCTCCTCCTGAAGCTTGATCTGTTCCGACTGTTCCTCGGCGCGCAGCGAAGCCTCGGTCAGGCGCTCGACCTGGCCCTGGAACTTCTCTGCGGCGCGCGACGAGCGAACTTCGGATTCGTCGACGGCCTTCATCATCTGCTGCGTCCGTTCGGACAGGGTGTCGACGAGGTCCTTCAACTGTCCCTTGGAGGCCCCCGCCGCCCGTTCCAGCGCCGAGACCTGCTCGCTGAGCGTCCGGCCGACCAGGGCCAGTTGCTGGTTCGCGAGATCGCCGGCCGCGGCGATGTCGCCGGACTGGGTGCGCAACATCTCGATCAGGGCGCGGACGCGCTCCGCGGTCAGTTCGGTCCGTTCCTCGACCCCCTCCGCCTGCTGCGCGAAGGCATCGGAAATCAGTTGCAGCGAGCGTGATGCGGCCTCGGCCGCACCGGTCAGCGCGTCGGCCTGACGCTTCAGCGCTTCGCGATTGTCGGCGATCTGCATTCCGGCCTGCACCGAAGCGGTGGTGAGCTGTTCGGCCTGGTTGTGGAAGGTCTGACCGACCTGCTCCAGCAGGGTCAGCGCCGTCTGCGTCGCCTGGCGCATCTCGCCGGTCTCGCTGCGGAACAGACCGCCGGCCTCTGTCAGGCGGCGGGAGACCTCGTCGGTGATCGCCGCCATATCCTCGACCCGCGCCTGCAGCATCCGGTCCAGTTCGCCGCCCTTCTCGACGGCGGTGCGCGACGCTTCAAGCAGGGTTGCCGCCTGGCTTTCCGCGTGATTGTCCAGCGCTTCGCGCTGTTCTGCCATTTGAATCGCCAGCGCCCGCAGCGCCTCCGCATCGGCGGCCAGCCGTTCGCGGATTGCGATCGCGTCGCCACTCGCCTTGTCCGTAACCCGTTCCAACTCCGACGTCTCGTGCTGCAGACCGTGCCGGATTTCGCGAATCTGGCCCGTGGCCCGATCGGCCGCCTCGCGCAAGGCGTTGGAATTCTTGGTCAGCACTTCGCCTAGCTGCTGGGCGTGGCTGGCCGACCAGTCGGCGGCCTCGCGCAGGGAATGGCTCTGCTTCTTCAGCATTTCGACCATGCCGCGGGTCTGTGCAATCGCCGGGTCGAACGTATCGTCCAGGGTCTCCATGCCTTCCGCCATGGCGTCCTTGATTGCCGACAGGCGCTGGGCCAGCAGGCTTTCGATCTCCTTGGCCTGCTTGGCGGTGGCCTCCGACGCCGCGGTCAGTTCGCCGGCCTGTTGACGCAAGGAAGCGCGGATCGATTCCGACCGGGCAGCCGCCAGATCGCTCGCCTTGGCGATCTCACCCGCTTGTTCGCGCAGTGCGACCCCCATTTCCCGCAGTTGCGCGGTCGCCTGTTCGGATGTCGCCGCAAGGCCCTTGCGCTGCCGGTCGCTTTCCGCGTTCACCGCGTCGGCCTGTTCCGCCAGAGCGGCAATCAGGGCCGTGAACTCCTCCATCTGGCGGGCGACGGAACTGCGAACGGTGTCAGAATGGGTCGCCAGACCGTCGGTCGTTTTGGTCAGGTCTTCCGACTGCTGTCGCAATGACAGGGTGATTTCCTCGATCTGCTGTTCGGTGCGCTGAAGCGCCTTGTCCAGATCGGCCTTCGCCGTGCCGACGCTCTCGTCCAGACGGCTGCCGAAGCGGGCGGCGGTCTCGTCCGTCGAATCGGCGATGCCGTCGACGCGGTCGGTGGCCCGGTTCAGGCTTTCGGTCATGCCTTCGTCCAGGCGGGCCAGCGATTGGGCGACGGATTCCTCCAGCAGGCCGGCCTGCCGGGTCAGGATCTCGCTCAACTGCGTGATGCGGCTTTCGCTGCGGTCCGCGAACCCGGTCATCTCCAGGGTCTGCCGCTCGAAGGCATCCTTCAGGCGGGCGCCGATCCGGTCGACCTCTTCCTTCAGATTGCGTGCAATGGCGGACGCGCTCTCCCGGGCGTTGTCGGACGCGTCGCCCAGTGCCTTGATGCTGCCGTCCAGGGTGTCGCGGGCGCCGGCGCTCTGCTTCTCCGCAACGGATGTCGCATGGGTCAGCCGGTCGGTGTAATCCTGGAACAGATCGCCGATGCTGCGGATTTCCTCGGCCGCCCGTTCCGACGCAGCGACCGTGTCCGAGGCTTGAATCTTCAGCGATGCGGTGACCGAATCCGTGGTTTCCAGGACGTTGGTCGCCGCCTTCATCAGCGTTTCCGACTGGGTCTCGACGGATTCCTCGATCTCGCGCCGGTGTCGCTCCATGCGGTCCGCGACGCTTTCCAGGCGATCTGCCTGTGCGGACAGCCCCTTGCGCATGTCGCTGGCCTTGTCCTCGGCCCGGTGAGCGGCGGAATCCAGCAGGTCCGTAGTCTCCCGCAGTGCATCCGCCAGGTCGCCCAGATTGGCGATCGCCACATCGCCGGCCTGGGTCAGTCGGTCCGCCTGATCGCGCAGCATGTCGGCGACGCGCCGCACCCGCAGATCGTTCTGTTCCACCGGGACGGTCAGCAGGTCCATCTGCCGGCGCAGCATTTCCGTATGGATGCGGACATCCTCGGACCGCCGGATGTAGAGAGCGAATATCCAGAACAGAATCAGCGGGAAGACGAACCCGGTGGCAATCGCCCCGATCTCATGGGGCAGCAGGACGTCGATCAATTGCAGACCGCCGAGCTCCTGAAGGTAGCTGCCGGCCATCGCGATCCAGCCGACGGTTACGATCGCCGCCGCCAGCCCGACGATCCGCGAGCGGCGCTGGGCCTTGTCGGCCAGACGCTGGACATCCTCCGGTACGGCCGAATCCCCGAACCGCCTGCCGCCCGGGAAGCGGGCCACCTTGGCTCGGCCGGGAGCGTTTGCATTGGCGGCGGCGCGGTCCTTGTCGTCGCTCATCAGCGAATGTGATCCTTACGAAACAGCGAATAAGTCCTCAGAATCGGCGATTCTTCACAGATTGCCATAAAAAACCACCATACCCGACCCGTGGGACCGGCACCATCCGCCAGGGTAAAAAGGGCATTTCCGCGATTGTTCCAACCGCCGCCGCACACTATTCTGCGGCCTCGCAACTACATTCAGTCCGACCAGCCGCCCGCGCCGTCCCCGCCGCCGGAAAGCCAGAGGAGCGCCCGCCGCCATGCGCACGCATAAAGACTTTCCCTCCCTGCACATCGTCGATCATCCGCTGGTGCAGCACAAACTGACATTCCTTCGGAAGAAGGACACGCCGACGAACATGTTCCGGACCCTTCTGAAGGAAATCGCCCTTCTGATGGGTTACGAGATCACCCGTAACGTGCCCCTGACCAAGGTCGACATCGAAACGCCGCTGCAGGATATGCGTGCGCCGGTTCTGGCGGGTCGGAAGCCGGCGATCGTACCGGTGCTGCGGGCCGGGCTGGGCATGGTCGACGGATTGCTGGAACTGATGCCATCGGCGCGGATCGGGCATATCGGCGTCTATCGCGATCCGGATACCAAGATGCCGGAAGAGTACTACGTGAATCTGCCGGAGCCGGGCGGCCGCCTCTTCATCCTGTGCGACCCGATGCTGGCGACCGGCAATTCCGCCGCCCATGCGGTGAAAGTACTGGTCGATCGCGGCGTGGAGGAACAGAACATCCGCTTCCTGTCGCTTGTGGCCGCCCCGGAAGGAATGCGGGTCTTCGCCGATGCCCATCCCGGCGTCGCGGTCTATACGGCGTCTCTGGACGAGAAGCTGAATGAGAAGGCCTACATCATTCCCGGCCTGGGCGATGCGGGGGATCGGCTGTTCGGAACCCGCTGACCGGTCCTTTTCGTCGCGTATTCGTGACTTAAATCTTTCCCGGAACGGCGGCACACTGCGGGCCGCAACTTGTGTCATCAGGGAGGAAAGTCATGTTCGCAAGACGGGATGTCATCAAGGGTATGGGCGCCGGATTGGGCACGTTGCCGCTGGCGACGGTACTGGCGAACCCCGAACTGGCGCGCGCAGCGGCGGCGGGCCTGACCGACCTGCAGGGCGAAACCGCTAGCGGCAAGACGGTCACGGCATCCCTGGCGATGCCGGCGACGACACCCGCCCCGGCGGTAATGCTGATTCATGAATGGTGGGGCCTGAACGACCAGATCAAGGCGGTTGCGGCCGATTTTGCCGCCCAGGGTTATATCGCGCTGGCCATCGACCTGATGGATGGCGAGGTCGCGACCGATCCGGACGGCGCGCGCGCCCTGATCGGCAAGGTGGGCGACGATCCGCAGACCGCGGTCGAGACCTGCACTATGTGGACGGATTTCCTGAAGACCCATGAGGCCGGAACAGGCAGGGTCGGCACTTGCGGCTGGTGTTTCGGCGGCGGATGGTCGTTGAATGCCTCCCTGGCGAGCCCCGTCGATGCGACGGTCGTCTATTACGGCCGGGTCAACAAGACGGCGGAGGAATTGGCTCCCCTGGCCGGTCCGGTGCTGGGACATTTCGCGACCGAGGACAAGTTCATCAACAAACCCATGGTCGACGGCTTCGTTGCTGCGATGGCCGATGCCGGCAAGAGCCTGACGGTCTACTGGTATGAGGCCGATCATGCCTTCGCCAACCCGACCAGTGCCCGTTACGATCAGGAAGACGCCGCCCTGGCCTGGGACCGGACGACCGGATTCCTGGCGCAGAACCTGCAAAGCTGAGGCATCAGTCCGAAACGTGGTGACGCAGCACTTGGCAATCTGGGGCGGAGTCGGTCTATGATCCCCGCTGTCGAATTGGGTGGGGGCCGTTCCGATGCTGAAGAAGCTGCATATCCTGTTTGCGCTGCTGTTCGCGGTGGCGATGTCGCAGTTTCCGGAATTCCATCAGCAGTACACCCAGCGCGTCGGCGGGGCACTGGATGAACTGACCCTTCAGATCGCGGCGCTGGACGAACGGGCGGAAAAGGCCGGCATGGATCGCTATGACTATGTCCGGCACTTCCAGAGTAATCCGGACGACATCGTTCGCGGAGAAGGCGACGCCATGCTGGCGACCCTGGCGCGGCGGCAGCGTCTGGAGGCCGCCTATCAGCGCCTGATCGATGCGCCCTGGTACATGATTGTCCTGGAAACGGCATTCCATCTGGAACCCGACATTGCGACCAATACGGCAAAGGCCTTTGTGCCGGCCGTGCCGATTTCGTTTTCCGGGGCCGTCCATACCTTTGCCGGGTTCATGATCGGATACCTTCTGCCGGCCGCCCTTGGCAGTCTGCTGCCGTGGCGCAGGGTGCGGGAGGCCTAGCCCGCGCGCCGTTTCAAGGGGACACCC of Alphaproteobacteria bacterium contains these proteins:
- a CDS encoding dienelactone hydrolase family protein, translated to MFARRDVIKGMGAGLGTLPLATVLANPELARAAAAGLTDLQGETASGKTVTASLAMPATTPAPAVMLIHEWWGLNDQIKAVAADFAAQGYIALAIDLMDGEVATDPDGARALIGKVGDDPQTAVETCTMWTDFLKTHEAGTGRVGTCGWCFGGGWSLNASLASPVDATVVYYGRVNKTAEELAPLAGPVLGHFATEDKFINKPMVDGFVAAMADAGKSLTVYWYEADHAFANPTSARYDQEDAALAWDRTTGFLAQNLQS
- the upp gene encoding uracil phosphoribosyltransferase; translated protein: MRTHKDFPSLHIVDHPLVQHKLTFLRKKDTPTNMFRTLLKEIALLMGYEITRNVPLTKVDIETPLQDMRAPVLAGRKPAIVPVLRAGLGMVDGLLELMPSARIGHIGVYRDPDTKMPEEYYVNLPEPGGRLFILCDPMLATGNSAAHAVKVLVDRGVEEQNIRFLSLVAAPEGMRVFADAHPGVAVYTASLDEKLNEKAYIIPGLGDAGDRLFGTR
- a CDS encoding DUF2937 family protein; the encoded protein is MLKKLHILFALLFAVAMSQFPEFHQQYTQRVGGALDELTLQIAALDERAEKAGMDRYDYVRHFQSNPDDIVRGEGDAMLATLARRQRLEAAYQRLIDAPWYMIVLETAFHLEPDIATNTAKAFVPAVPISFSGAVHTFAGFMIGYLLPAALGSLLPWRRVREA